The region GTCTTTGTATGTCTTTGTTCCTCCCCTCACTGGTTCGTCTGTAACTTCTGCAGTCATGAATTTTGTCAAGCCCTGCTGCCTTTGAGATCTCACAATCCTTTCTCCAGTGTACAGCTAACGAACTCTGGTTTGATTAACactccctcctctgcctcctctctgccttcCAGTCTGGGCCCTATGCTTGACTCCCTGCAATGCCCTTGTGCTTTTTCTCTGAGTGGTCCTTTCTGTCACTTAAATTACACTTGAACTTAAACCAGCTCCTTGCTTAAGGTGTCTCCATCCACATTCACTCTTGGTTCGTGTCTCTAACATCCTCTTTTAGGGTTTTTCTCAGAGACTTAGGAATCAATTGATATTTAATAGaattaaaaatgagcttttgatCACTTTCCCCAtgctctcctttttcttctgtttttctgtaatgaCAAAATATCCTTTGTGGGGAAGGTTATACTGGACCCATTGCAAACTAGTTCCTGGTAACCATTCCTTATATCTATCTAGTCCCCCTTATCCTTGTTTGAAATGCTGTCACCAAGATAAgccaccctaaaaaaaaaaatattgtggtatttctctggcCTTTTCCTTGGGTCTCAGTCTCTGAACATCTCCCTCTTCCAAAGCAATGGGACAGAATCTCTGTTCTTTTGTGACAAGATCTGTGTAGGTCAGGTTTGTGTTGGCTGTTTGAAAATGGTACTTCAGCTGATAGAGAAGCACTTCAAGAAGTCAAATGTTGTAGCCCATTTATATCCCAGCTTGAAACTCTTCCAGGAAGCCCAGAAATTATCTACAGGGCCAGTGATACGTGTAAACCACAACTGAATTTTAAAGAGTTCAGTTATGTTGAAAGCAGCTGGGCAAAATGCCCATGCCTGTCCCAGGGAAtatcctgcagagctgctgaacAAAGTCTGCATTCTGGAGCACGCAAAGCTTCCTCTGAGATCAGTCAAAGTTTAAAGGCAGAATCTAAACCAAAGGATTTGCATCTTAAGAACGTTACTGCCTTAAACCAGAGAGTATTCACTCATTCTCCTACCAATTTAGTTCATTTACCCACATACTCTAAAACATCAAGATGTGTGTGCCCAGGTGGTATGTCCAGGATCACTTGGGTGTGATGAAGAGGATATGATCCTGGCTGTTAAGTCCTTGACAGGTCTCCGAAGTTCTTTTTGATTGCTGACACTGAACTAGTTTTTGTACCAATCTTTTGTAGCCTTTAGCATTCACTAGGTGTAATGTGTTGGGCTGTCATGACAGTGTCTTGCTAACTTCAGCTTCCAAAGCCACTTGTTGCTGCTCATTGTTCTGCAGCAGTTCTTCCAAAGGTGTACTCTGTATTGAGCTTCTTATTTCCTTTACAGAGCTCTTCTGTGTGAGCAGAACTAGGCACATGCCATCCTCACTGACAAATGCCCACACTCCCACTCTAATACCAGAACTGAGAGGACTTCCCTGCAATTTTCTGGTTGCCAGGGAATGTGGCAACATTGGATATAGTACTACAGAAGTTGTAAAGGCCAAGTGGAGCAGACTAGGATGCTTGCTCCTCCTGTTACTTTTCTATCCTCTCTTCAGACAGCCAGGTGCCCTGGAGGAGAAGAGTGTAATCCCACTTGAAGGTAAAAGAGTGAAGAACAAGAGCAGAAGCCCATGTGAGGGAGCTTATAGGAACATGGAGAGATCAAAAGGAAGGCAAAGCTGGAAAAGGATGCAGAAATATATAAGAAAGAATAGTGATGGGAACAGACATCAGAACTGGATGGATAAAGATCATAAACTGGGAATGGGGGGAGGAAAGGTCAAAAGATAATAACGACTAGAAATTATTTCCTCACAGGACCTAACACTGTACTTTAAATGTCTAAGCCTCTACTGTCTAGCATGCGTCCCAGTCGCCTCTTATGGCTGGTCCACTTGGCAATAATAACATAGTTTTGCTAACAGTTACTTCATTTCCTCAGGGGTGGAAATCTAAGGCAGGTGAGAACAGCTGTTCTGGGCTCAGACTGAAGTTCCGTCTTGCCCATTATCCACTCTCTGACATGTATGGAAACTTTCGTTGTATTTGATCACTCTTGTCACCATCCTCTCAACTTCGCTTAATTCTACAGTGTCCTGTAGAGTTTAGAGAACCTGAATTGTACACCTGGTATTTTctctattattttccttttttttctttttctgattttttctctattttttaaaatgcttttcaataaattacttgtattttatttgttattttcacCCCTAGTAAGCACTGAGTTGATATTTTCATGTAACTTGTGATCATTAGCCCAAGATCTGTCTTCTGAGTGGCAGCAATCAGTGCAAAACACATTATTCGGTATGGGAAGGATTTTTGTGTACACCTTTCTTTCAGCATTTATCATTCTTTTCTTGTGAGCTTGAgtgaatgaattttaaaatggCAGACAACACTCAATGCAGCTGACATTCATTATTTGAATTTGAATATTTCAAAGTCATTTTTTGCATTGTTTGAAGAGAATTTCATATATATAAccttagtttctttttttctttaataaaccAGGAGTTCAGAAAGTCAGGAATCTGATCTCTATTGCATGTTCATTTTGACACAAATATTATTGTGTGtcatatgactttttttttcaggaagctgCCTGATTCAGCTCGGATCCTAGCAACAAATGTGTGGGAAGTTTCATTAAGTAACACtaattgtttttgttttctttgagggGCAAATGTTCATGCGACTGACCCAAGTCGTGGACTGACTTCACGGGAATGGGCTTGTTACACAGGAAGATCAGAATCTGCCTTCATCATGCGAAAGCTGATGGACAAGCCATGCCCGGAACAGTTTTGTGAAGAATTTAAACCAGAATGGCCAAAGATGAAAGAACTTCTTGCCAAGGCTGCAGAGCCAAAAAGCTGTTTGCAGAGGATTTCTGAGTGCATGAGGGCAGCTGTCTCCTTCCAATGTTTCTACGGCCCAGAAGAAGATGGGGTCCTCGACCACATGGTGAAGGTGACAACAAGTTTGAGCAGTCCTTTCATTGCTCTGTCATGCCGGACTGTGTGCCCAGGCAGCCCGCCTTCTGTGGGGAAACGCAGACTGGCTGTGCAAGAAATCCTTAGGAAGCAGAGAGCTGAGGAGATCCGATCTCAGGACAAAGATCACTTTAGCAGCTATGAGAAGCTATTTCAGAACTCCAAAGTCACAGTGATCTCCAAGAAAAAGGACCGGCGAGCCAGCCTGCAGCCCATCAGCCTGACAGTCTCCCAGGTGAACCCCGTAACCACAAGGAAAGCAAGCCTCCTGCCCCTCCACCTGCTTAGACGGAGCAGTGTCAGGCCAGGATTTGTCATCCCCAAAGTCCGGATCACCAAGGCTCCTCCACCCACCTTCCAGCCAGAAAAGGtgagaaggaggagcagtgcaaAGGATGATCCCTATTTGCAGATTCCTAAATGGAGATACAAGGAGCTAAAAGAGGAGCGGAAGAAGGCAgaggaacaggagaagaaaagagcagaagAGGCTCAAAAGCAGAGGCAGGTGTCTCCTGCCAGATGCAGGACCTGATTTAAAGGCAGTTGCGTAGAAGGTTTAAGAGCCATTAGTCTTGTTATCTGAGCAAGATAACAGGCTGAATGCCTTTGTGCATGCCACTGCTCACAGAGCTGAAATACTGAATAATGGCCTTTAAGGTGCAGAAACAGGGCAAGGGCTATGCCACAGTGTGTCTCATGGTGGAGCAGGAAGGTATTTTGAGGTGGAGACATACTAAGTTTATCTGTCTGCTGTTGATAGGAAGTTTTAAGTGGTGCAGTCCTTTTGtggtttcctttgttttccagttCCAGGTGAATGACTGAGAAACAGCTTGAAAAACAACATGTGTGTGAAAGGATCATATTTTGTGTTTGTTCATTTTGTCATGGACAAAATTAAGGAGTCGTGCTTTTGACACTAGACATTCCTCCCTCTCCTTGCTTAAGTAGATGTATTGCAAGGTTTTATAGTAATAATGACAAGTTTAAAATATACCACAGTGTTGGTGAGCAGTGAAAATCCAGGTCTACAATCGTTTTGAATATACTAAGCACTTTAATTCCAGTAATCAAAGTTTAAGACAGGATAGGTATTAAACTGTACAGCTCTATACAGTCTGTATGGATGCAGTTTTTAATGCTATTGTTTGTTCTGTTGAATAGAAAAAAGGGCCGCGTATGAAATGTTTCTGTAGTTGAGGTACTCATGTCCTCtgcaaccaaaaaaacccataaaccATGATTTCTTTGAAGCAACAGAGAAGCTGAGATAATTTTTGAATGCCACTGTCATCCAAGATTTGCCTCCCCCATTAAGTTTCTCTGTATTCTCTATCTGTTGTCTCCTCTTTAGTCTCAgggaatttttttgttattgcatTTAACTGTGAAATAAGGGAGATGGTGAGCCACAGGTGGGCTTCTTTTAGGTTGATATTTATgttcctcttaaaaaaaaccaccaggtTTATTGTGAGCCTTTCCATATTATAGCCAGGCCAGGAAAATTACGCAGCTTCTAGAAACTGAAGCAGTTTTTCCAGGTTTTTACGTCCAGTTGTATGCTATGAACATCCAGTCAGAGATGCAATACCAGGCAGCTTGACCACTAACATTTGGAAACCATGGCCAGATGTCATTGTAAGCTTTGATAGTACACCCCTGGGTGTCTGGAGAGAGCTATACCTCACCCCTCTGTCTCAACACTGGGGAAACCTTCCCTAGTGTAGGAATGCATCTCAGAGTGGCAGTTCCCACAGGTTGCTGCAGGTTAAGATTAAGGCCTTACTTGGTTTTACCAGCAGTCAGTCTGAATGGCATGCCAAACCCTGGCTGTAAACCTGCTGCTTGCTGAAGAAAGACCACATTCATGAAAGCAGAGGTCAAACACAAACAGCAGGTCATCCAGCACATGCTCAGGCTATGTTTTTGCTCAGGTTTTGCTCCCGTTTTCGAAATGAAATGTGCTGCGGTGTGTCCTCCTGATGGTGTTGCTCTGCTGGAGCCTGGGCAGacctcagctgctgctgtcaccagctTCTCCCTTCAATTAAAGAGAGGGAAAACTTTTCCGTCCTTTACTCCCACAGCACAAAGGCTGGCTGCAGTCTCACTGAACTTGTAATGAAACTGTGCACGTCACAGGAGAAATAAATTCAGCTGATGATTGAAAACTAGTGCCCAGATTGGTATTGCTAGCTAGAGTCTGCGGGGTCAGGGCTTGACAGAGGTTATGGCAGACGTGTGAAACAAGGATTTTTCCGCACAGCTGGTTCTTTGTATCTCttgctggaggagctgtgctggctaGACTGCACTGCCAGGTCAGAGTTGGAGGAATACACACCCTGCTAATAAACCTCCCCAGCTCTGGGAATATAAAGAGGATTTTAGTCTGCAGGCGCATCAGTGCTGTGCAAGGCACAGGCACTAATTTTGTAATGGCTTTGGTGTGACCAGAATATAAGCTGAATTTATTTCTTTGGAGAGTAGGAAGACAATCTTTTAGCTGTCTGTGGCAAAGACATCAGGATGGATTTTGAATTGGTACTCTGAATTGCATGGTTTAACTATTAATTTTTGTTTACTGCCAACCCAGCGTACTGAAGATTTAGCATTCAGATTCAGTATCTGAAAAGCAACCTGTGCTGCAGGTGAACACTTGAATTTGCACTCTTGGCATCACTTGCAGGAGACATGCAATTGACAGGTGCTCTCAGGGATTAACATACAGGATGTTATAATTAGGGGCTGAAAATGAAGCCTGTTTTCTAACCCTTTGTACTTTactgtgtatatgtgtataaacATGATATTTCCATTAAAAGAGGCACAAGCTGTTAAACTTACTTGGCGACCTTATTCTTCAGAGTGGTTTGGAGATGCTGCCTTTCACTTTTCAGTAGATCAAAAAGCCCACCCATTTACACCAATGGACTAATCAGCACCATCTGAAAGCAATTTGGTTTCCCTGGAAGGAGCTATTGTGGGTTAACTTCAACTCCTTGTGAATTTTTCCTTAGGAGTAAAAGAAAACCACTGCATTTGTCCCAACTTCGGGCTTTGGCTGGCCATCTCGGTGGAGAGAGAAGCCGTTGCTTTGATGACCTGCGGCCACATTGCTCTGCTGCAAGCAGAGTCCCCCGGCATCCCTACGGACGGTGTGGCTCCATTTTGTGCATTTGTGTAAAGCTTGCACTTGCTAGGTTGGGAAGTACAGGCACAGGTCTCTGCCTCCTCGTTGCCTTCCTCCCCTGCTGCCTCACTGCCCTTCCAGCCATCTTACTCCTCTTCATCACCATCCTTACGCAAAGTGCTGTGcggcttgcttgctttttttattgTCTGTCTGAGAGTCTGAAGGTTACAGTGGGCAAAGCTCCTGCAAAACACGCTTCTAGAAACCTGTGGCAAATGGACCATAGCAGGGGAGGAGGCACTTCTCCAGCCATCTATCCCCCTTGAGCTGTTGCCACTGAGGAGGATTTGATTTCTGTTGGATTTCAGCACAAATAgagtggtttggtttgtgttttgtttttgtttttgttttttttttttccaagaggccCATAACTATGAAATACCAAGTGATATCAGCTATACTTCAGATCACTCTTGGTCACTCAAGCAGGACAGTTTACCTCCTAAAAAAAAGCACATGAACCCTTGGCCGCTCCTGCTGGCAGCTGGAGCCCCTGAGGGAAGGCAgaggtgctgctgcaggaggatgctCCCACAGAGGGGAAGGGGACACTGATTCCTAGGGTGGAGGAAGGTTTTCTACCTGCCTTTGATGCCAGGCTGCAGTCTGGCACGTTAGTGGGAATGATACTTCTGAGCGTTGCAAGTGAAACGAGCACAGGCTGTGTCTGCCTTCATGGCCATTGCTTGTCTCAGTGCACTGCGAGCTTTGGCATGACAGTCAGCCTCTTGCCATCTGATGCTCACTCACTGGGAAGCACCCAGCCTGATGGGCTGACTTACTTTTGCACTAAACAACAGGGATTTAATATAGTCACAGTGGAAAGTGAAATCCCAAACACTTCCTGATGTTCTTTAGAATCATACTGTGCTCTTGTCTCTGGAGAGCAATGGTGTTGCAAGGAAGAGACCACCAACCCCATGGAAGGTTTTTCAGGCAGGAATGCAGAACTACATGTAATTGGCTCCTTGTGCAACTATGTGTTATTCATTTGGGGCTTTTTATGCCAATGAAAATTGTTCCTTAAGCCTTGAGAAAAATCCTCACTAGGCCTCTTCATTGAATGCCTTTTTCTTAATAGTCCTGAATGCTCATGCAGTCCCGCTAAGGGACAAATACTGGAGCAGCTGGTAAAAAACCACATTGAATAGAAAAATGCCATACAGATACACAGCATTCTTTGAgggtatttcttttttaaacatctACATCTCAGCAGGAAACTTCCAAAAGATGTGACTGAAAATAGGACCCAATATGCAGGATTTGCAGATGGTCTGaactgaagccttctcttcttttATGTAATTCATGTGATGCAGCCTGGTTTTGCTAGGTCTGCTCATCGTGCCTCACAACTTAACACTCCACAGTTTGGTTAGATACCTGGAGGCCGAAGGTGGGCAACAAGCTGGAAAGGGCAGTTGTGTCCCTCCCTCCTGTCCATGCACTCCTACTTGCTCCCAACAAACACGGCATTTTGCTGGATTTGTATTCCACCAATTTAATAAGATAGACAAAACTGCTGGAGCCAGTgcaggggagcagggaagggaaggagtgAGACAGTGTCGCTCAGAGCCAGCAAGCTGCTGGGTGGCTCAAGCAGTGCTCCAGGCTGTGCCCaaaacagcaaggaagagctCCCCAGCACAAGTTAGGCAGCTCCAGAAAACATCTAGCTGTGTGACACTCAGAGGTGACACCCTTGTACAAGTATTTGTATCTCATCTGAACCTCAAGGAAAGGGGCTTGAACTGGTTTGCAGATGGTCAGGAAAATtacagcccccccttcccccctcatCCTTTGCGCCCTCTTTGGAAAGATTAAACAAGCACCAGCACCAGAGCTGCTGAGTGACTTCAGCCATAAAGTAGGGCAGAAAGATTTGTAAGAAATGGGAATTATCCtcacatttttattccttttaaattatCACAGGTGAAATTACAAATCCATATGGtcatttgtttcatttaaaaagcttCTCCATTACTTAGATAATTACTCACCCAGAGAGTGTATTCAGCAGAGAGAGCAGCTGAGCAGCCAGCCTGCCATCTTCTCGAGGCAAGCGAAAACTAGACTGACAGTTCGGCCGATTCTCCATATAATAAATTTTGCAAATAAATCTTTGAATTCCAAGTCACTGAAAACTGCTGAACTCATGCTATCAGAGATAACAGTGGGCAGAGAAAATCCCTGGAAGAGTGAACAAGAGGTAATGGAGGcagcaaggggaaaagaaaatacgCAAATGTCTATGGCATGTCTTTGAAGTAAAACCAAGTTGGCTTTTTGACCCAATTTTTTCTGACTATTGTGTTGACAAGAGTTAAAAGCAGCCACAAAGGCTTGCTCTGATCTGCTAAGGaatatattatttcaaaagaaagtgaTTCAATATAAGCTTCCTTCAGTGTCTCCTCCATTTTTGGCAAATTACCTTGTATTCAGGGTGTGCAAAGTTGTGCAAAAATGGTTGCTCAAACTGACTTGGAAATCCAGTTTCCCAGCATTCTCTTTTGAAGATTTTTTATCCAGCAGTGACTTTGGACAGAGTTATAAAAGACTTGACCTGAGGTGGGGGAAAATGCCTTCAACAGCATCTTGAAAATAAGGAAGTCAGATAAATCTGTCACCCAGCAGGCTGGTCACCAGAGACCCTGTCTAGACGGTAGAGCAACCCATCTACCAACGTGAGTTAAgacaaacacaaaatcaaaataataaccCATAACAGGGAGCATCACTTAGGTCCTTCCCCGTGTACCTGTGCTAAATATGTTCAAGATGCCAAGGCCTGCCCTTTGGAGAAATAATGCTGGCCGGAGGAGTTGAAGACCATTTCTAGGGTTGTAAAAACAAACTAGGGCTTCAAATATGCTCTGAGGCAAAGGctttctcagaaataaaacttttcatcTGTATAAGTAACTCACATAGGGATAGTCCTGTATCAGCTCTGTTCAACTGGATTCCCCGCAGGAGCTGTAAAGGTTGTCTATCTGATGATCCTGGACACTCTTTCTCTGGGGTGTCCCCCAAGaccaaatgaaaaagaaaagaaagaaaagtgctcATCATCCCCAGGTACCATGCTTCTCATACCACCTTCTCTGCTTGCAGAAGGTCCAGGGAGAATTATTTCCAGGGAAAGATAGTTTGGGAAGTCCACCAAGGAACAAGATAGGGAAATTGTATTCGGAGATGTGTTTGAAGTGTTTCTGACCACAACTCTCGGGTTATCCAAGTAAGcaaaaaatacattcataaataCCTCTAAAGGTATTACAGGCTGTCACAGTATTACAAAGGAGGCCTGGAGAATGCCACATGGCAAATGAGAAGGGCCAGCTCATTTTGCTTTGGAGAACAGGAATTTTCTTCTGCCTGGAGAATTCCTATGCACAGCTAAATATAGCGGTTAAGGATAAATGCTcataaacttttttgttttggctgTGGAAGCTGCTGACCACTGAGAAGCATAAATGATGTCAGCTAGAGCCATGCTTAGACCAAGATGTGTTTGATAATGCTAAATACACTGAATAAGGACATCCCAAAATTGGCAAACTGGATGCCCCAAATCAGTTCCCTACCTATAAAATACCTATATAACTAAGATATATTAATTATACACAATATTAAATTAAACCATACCTATAAAAGTACCTATTGGTAACATAGTCATACATATATGTCATTCATCTATGAAGTACTTGCTATGTATATATAACATCTCTATATATTCAGATATGTTtagaaatttataaaatatataaatataaaaagttCCTCACCTCCCAGTGATAATATGAAGCACTCAAATATGTTAATGATGACCATCTCTAAGAAAGCCTGCGTTAAATAATTGTTCTGTAAGAGGAACAAATCATTCAGGGTATAATATGGAGGCTACAAAGAGAAAACAGACCAGCTGCCTTTTCACTGAACACTGTGGAGTGCTTGCATGGGAAGAGGCCCGGGCTTCTGTGAAAAATCGTACTTCATTGCATAATTAAAGTTATTATGCATATTAATTTTGCCTAGTCAGGTTAAATTTGGCACTTCTCTTGGCACATTTGAATTTACAATGTTCATAGCATTCTTTTATGTCTCTAAAACTGCAGAGGTTTGTGGATAATTAGTGGGCCAAATGCTGATGTTTCAGTCCAGTCTCAGGAAAACAGAAGCGGTTGTAAAAACGGGTTTCAGGTGGttccttttccccttcctgttGTAGCAGCTTCCCACATGCATGACAGTTTGCTATTTTGCCCAAGACCTTCCTCCTTcccatcaaaaccaaacaaaactgtcAAGAGCAGATGTGCAAAATCCATGCTCGCAGGCACCATCCTGCACCATCCTGGATGCAT is a window of Athene noctua chromosome 2, bAthNoc1.hap1.1, whole genome shotgun sequence DNA encoding:
- the ANKRD33B gene encoding ankyrin repeat domain-containing protein 33B isoform X2, producing MVLLSGDGEQLAGERVCPAAEKEMPRAQAESSPEQGAAGAAAEGPDEEEDGEEDEDSEEYEDFSELPDTCSIASDDSFYPPGGSEDDEEDRWSLEPGGRDSAEELSLFRACCTNNAVVLKALIRQGPEEEENGLIVACYQGYVDIVIALAQCPHLDVNWQDNEGNTALITAAQAGHITITNYLLNYFPGLDIEKRNVFGYTALMKSAMQGRTECVKALMLAGANVHATDPSRGLTSREWACYTGRSESAFIMRKLMDKPCPEQFCEEFKPEWPKMKELLAKAAEPKSCLQRISECMRAAVSFQCFYGPEEDGVLDHMVKVTTSLSSPFIALSCRTVCPGSPPSVGKRRLAVQEILRKQRAEEIRSQDKDHFSSYEKLFQNSKVTVISKKKDRRASLQPISLTVSQVNPVTTRKASLLPLHLLRRSSVRPGFVIPKVRITKAPPPTFQPEKVRRRSSAKDDPYLQIPKWRYKELKEERKKAEEQEKKRAEEAQKQRQVSPARCRT
- the ANKRD33B gene encoding ankyrin repeat domain-containing protein 33B isoform X1 gives rise to the protein MVLLSGDGEQLAGERVCPAAEKEMPRAQAESSPEQGAAGAAAEGPDEEEDGEEDEDSEEYEDFSELPDTCSIASDDSFYPPGGSEDDEEDRWSLEPGGRDSAEELSLFRACCTNNAVVLKALIRQGPEEEEVRETDRNRRNGLIVACYQGYVDIVIALAQCPHLDVNWQDNEGNTALITAAQAGHITITNYLLNYFPGLDIEKRNVFGYTALMKSAMQGRTECVKALMLAGANVHATDPSRGLTSREWACYTGRSESAFIMRKLMDKPCPEQFCEEFKPEWPKMKELLAKAAEPKSCLQRISECMRAAVSFQCFYGPEEDGVLDHMVKVTTSLSSPFIALSCRTVCPGSPPSVGKRRLAVQEILRKQRAEEIRSQDKDHFSSYEKLFQNSKVTVISKKKDRRASLQPISLTVSQVNPVTTRKASLLPLHLLRRSSVRPGFVIPKVRITKAPPPTFQPEKVRRRSSAKDDPYLQIPKWRYKELKEERKKAEEQEKKRAEEAQKQRQVSPARCRT